From the genome of Bubalus bubalis isolate 160015118507 breed Murrah chromosome 2, NDDB_SH_1, whole genome shotgun sequence, one region includes:
- the IRS1 gene encoding insulin receptor substrate 1: protein MASPPETDGFSDVRKVGYLRKPKSMHKRFFVLRAASEAGGPARLEYYENEKKWRHKSSAPKRSIPLESCFNINKRADSKNKHLVALYTRDEHFAIAADSEAEQDSWYQALLQLHNRAKGHHDGAAAPGAGGGGGSCSGSSGLGEAGEDLSYGDVPPGPAFKEVWQVILKPKGLGQTKNLIGIYRLCLTSKTISFVKLNSEAAAVVLQLMNIRRCGHSENFFFIEVGRSAVTGPGEFWMQVDDSVVAQNMHETILEAMRAMSDEFRPRSKSQSSSNCSNPISVPLRRHHLNNPPPSQVGLTRRSRTESITATSPASLVGGKQGSFRVRASSDGEGTMSRPASVDGSPVSPSTNRTHAHRHRGSSRLHPPLNHSRSIPMPSSRCSPSATSPVSLSSSSTSGHGSTSDCLFPRRSSASVSGSPSDGGFISSDEYGSSPCDFRSSFRSVTPDSLGHTPPARGEEELSNYICMGGKGASTLTAPNGHYILPRGGNGHRYVPAAGLGTSPALPGEEAAGAADLDNRFRKRTHSAGTSPTISHQKTPSQSSVASIEEYTEMMPAYPPGGGSGGRVPGYRHSAFVPTHSYPEEGLEMHPLERRGGHHRPDTSSLHTDDGYMPMSPGVAPVPGSRKGSGDYMPMSPKSVSAPQQIINPIRRHPQRVDPNGYMMMSPSGSCSPDIGGGPSSGGSSSGAAPSGSSYGKLWTNGVGGHHSHALPHPKLPVESGSGKLLSCAGDYMNMSPVGDSNTSSPSDCYYGPEDPQHKPVLSYYSLPRSFKHTQRPGELEEPRHHQHIRLSTSSGRLLYTAAAEDSSSSTSSDSLGGGYCGARPEPGLPHLHHQVLQAHLPRKVDTAAQTNNRLARPTRLSLGDPKASTLPRAREQQPPPPLLLPPEPKSPGEYVNIEFGSDQPGYLSGPVASHSSPSIRCPSQLQPAPREEETGAEEYMNMDLGPGRRATWQEGVGVQPGRVGPAPPGAASVCRPTRAVPSSRGDYMTMQMGGPRQSYVDTSPVAPISYADMRTGVVVEDASLPGATAATPSSSSTASVSSTAPPGTGELAARSALLGGPSAFTRVNLSPNRNQSAKVIRADPQGCRRRHSSETFSSTPSATRVGNTMPFGAGAAVGGSGGGSSSSAEDVKRHSSASFENVWLRPGELGGAPKELAQVCGAAGGLENGLNYIDLDLVKDFKQRLQERPPQPQPPALPAPHQPLGSSQSGPTSRSSEDLSAYASITFQKQPEDLQ, encoded by the coding sequence atggCGAGCCCTCCGGAGACGGACGGCTTCTCGGACGTGCGCAAGGTGGGCTACCTGCGCAAACCCAAGAGCATGCACAAGCGATTCTTCGTGCTGCGGGCGGCCAGCGAGGCTGGGGGCCCTGCGCGCCTCGAGTACTACGAGAACGAGAAGAAGTGGCGGCACAAGTCGAGCGCCCCCAAACGCTCGATCCCCCTGGAGAGCTGCTTCAACATCAACAAGCGGGCGGACTCCAAGAACAAGCACCTGGTGGCCCTCTACACCCGGGACGAGCACTTTGCCATTGCGGCAGACAGCGAGGCCGAGCAGGACAGCTGGTACCAGGCCCTCCTGCAGCTGCACAACCGTGCCAAGGGCCACCACGACGGGGCCGCGGCGCCTGGGGCGGGAGGTGGCGGGGGCAGCTGCAGTGGCAGCTCCGGCCTCGGGGAGGCCGGTGAGGACTTGAGCTATGGGGACGTGCCCCCAGGACCCGCCTTCAAGGAGGTCTGGCAGGTGATCCTGAAACCCAAGGGCCTGGGTCAGACAAAGAACCTGATTGGCATCTACCGCCTCTGCCTGACCAGCAAGACCATCAGCTTCGTGAAGCTGAACTCGGAGGCGGCGGCCGTGGTGTTGCAGCTGATGAACATCAGGCGCTGCGGCCACTCAGAGAACTTCTTCTTCATCGAAGTGGGCCGTTCCGCAGTGACGGGCCCGGGGGAGTTCTGGATGCAGGTGGACGACTCCGTGGTGGCCCAGAACATGCACGAGACAATCCTGGAGGCCATGCGGGCCATGAGCGATGAGTTCCGCCCTAGAAGCAAGAGCCAGTCCTCCTCCAACTGCTCCAACCCCATCAGTGTGCCCCTGCGGAGGCACCACCTCAACAACCCTCCACCCAGCCAGGTGGGGCTGACCCGCCGCTCGCGCACCGAGAGCATCACAGCCACCTCCCCGGCCAGCTTGGTGGGCGGGAAGCAGGGCTCCTTCCGCGTGCGTGCCTCCAGTGATGGCGAAGGCACCATGTCTCGCCCCGCCTCAGTGGACGGCAGTCCTGTGAGTCCTAGCACCAACAGGACCCACGCCCACCGCCATCGAGGCAGCTCCCGGCTGCACCCGCCTCTCAACCACAGCCGCTCCATCCCCATGCCTTCTTCTCGCTGCTCGCCTTCCGCCACCAGCCCTGTCAGTCTGTCGTCCAGCAGCACGAGTGGCCATGGCTCCACCTCAGACTGCCTCTTCCCGCGGCGGTCTAGTGCTTCTGTGTCTGGTTCCCCCAGTGATGGCGGCTTCATCTCCTCCGATGAGTATGGCTCCAGTCCCTGCGATTTCCGAAGTTCCTTCCGCAGCGTCACCCCAGATTCCCTGGGCCACACCCCGCCCGCCCGGGGTGAGGAGGAGCTAAGCAACTATATCTGCATGGGAGGCAAGGGGGCCTCCACCCTCACTGCCCCCAATGGCCACTACATTCTGCCCCGGGGTGGCAATGGTCACCGCTACGTGCCAGCCGCCGGCTTGGGCACGAGCCCAGCCCTGCCAGGAGAAGAAGCAGCCGGTGCGGCAGATCTGGATAATCGGTTCCGAAAACGGACTCACTCTGCGGGCACCTCACCTACCATTTCCCACCAGAAAACCCCGTCTCAGTCCTCTGTGGCTTCCATTGAGGAATATACCGAAATGATGCCCGCTTACCCACCAGGAGGTGGCAGTGGAGGCCGAGTACCCGGCTACCGGCACTCCGCCTTCGTGCCCACCCACTCCTACCCAGAGGAGGGTCTGGAAATGCACCCCTTGGAGCGGCGTGGGGGCCACCACCGCCCAGACACCTCCAGCCTTCACACTGATGATGGCTACATGCCCATGTCCCCAGGAGTGGCCCCAGTGCCCGGCAGCCGGAAAGGCAGTGGGGACTACATGCCCATGAGCCCCAAGAGCGTGTCTGCCCCGCAACAGATCATCAACCCCATCAGACGCCATCCCCAGAGAGTGGACCCCAACGGCTACATGATGATGTCCCCAAGCGGCAGCTGCTCTCCTGACATTGGAGGTGGGCCCAGCAGCGGTGGCAGCAGCAGTGGTGCCGCCCCTTCTGGGAGCAGCTATGGCAAGCTTTGGACAAACGGGGTAGGGGGCCACCACTCTCACGCCCTGCCACACCCCAAACTTCCGGTGGAGAGCGGTAGTGGCAAACTCTTGTCTTGTGCAGGTGACTACATGAACATGTCGCCCGTCGGGGACTCCAACACCAGCAGCCCCTCCGACTGCTATTATGGCCCCGAGGACCCCCAGCACAAGCCCGTCCTCTCCTACTACTCATTGCCAAGGTCCTTTAAGCATACCCAGCGTCCTGGGGAGCTGGAGGAGCCCCGGCACCACCAGCACATCCGCCTTTCCACAAGTTCCGGTCGACTCCTCTACACTGCGGCCGCAGAAGATTCCTCTTCGTCCACCAGCAGCGACAGCCTGGGCGGGGGATACTGTGGGGCTCGGCCGGAGCCTGGCCTCCCGCATCTCCATCATCAGGTCCTGCAGGCCCATCTGCCTCGAAAGGTGGACACAGCTGCCCAGACCAACAACCGCCTGGCTCGGCCCACGAGGCTGTCTCTGGGGGATCCCAAGGCCAGCACCTTACCTCGGGCCCGAGAGCAGCAGCCGCCGCCCCCCTTGCTGCTCCCTCCGGAGCCCAAGAGCCCAGGGGAGTATGTGAATATTGAATTTGGGAGCGATCAGCCAGGCTACTTATCGGGCCCGGTGGCGTCCCACAGCTCGCCTTCCATCAGGTGTCCGTCCCAGCTCCAGCCAGCTCCCAGAGAGGAGGAGACGGGCGCAGAAGAGTATATGAACATGGACCTGGGGCCGGGCCGGAGGGCCACCTGGCAGGAGGGCGTGGGGGTCCAGCCGGGCAGGGTGGGCCCGGCGCCCCCTGGAGCTGCTAGCGTGTGTAGGCCGACTAGGGCAGTGCCCAGCAGCCGCGGCGACTACATGACCATGCAGATGGGCGGTCCCAGGCAGAGCTACGTGGACACCTCACCTGTCGCGCCCATCAGCTACGCCGACATGCGGACCGGCGTCGTTGTGGAGGATGCCAGCTTGCCCGGGGCCACTGCGGCCACTCCCTCCTCATCCTCGACggcctctgtttcctccactGCGCCTCCGGGAACAGGAGAGCTGGCGGCCCGTTCGGCCCTCCTGGGGGGCCCGAGCGCCTTCACGCGGGTTAACCTCAGTCCCAACCGCAACCAGAGTGCCAAAGTGATCCGTGCCGACCCTCAAGGGTGCAGGAGGCGGCACAGCTCCGAGACCTTCTCCTCTACGCCCAGTGCCACCCGGGTGGGCAACACGATGCCCTTCGGAGCCGGGGCTGCCGTTGGGGGCAGCGGTGGCGGCAGTAGCAGCAGCGCTGAGGATGTCAAACGCCACAGCTCTGCTTCCTTCGAGAACGTGTGGCTGAGGCCTGGGGAGCTCGGGGGAGCCCCCAAGGAACTGGCCCAAGTGTGCGGGGCCGCTGGGGGTTTGGAGAATGGTCTTAACTACATAGACCTGGATTTGGTCAAGGACTTCAAACAGCGCCTTCAAGAGCGCCCACCTCAACCGCAGCCTCCTGCACTCCCGGCCCCTCATCAGCCTCTGGGCAGTAGTCAGAGCGGCCCCACCAGCCGCTCCAGCGAGGATCTAAGCGCCTATGCCAGCATCACTTTCCAGAAGCAGCCAGAGGACCTCCAGTAG